A window of Quercus robur chromosome 12, dhQueRobu3.1, whole genome shotgun sequence genomic DNA:
ATGtccataataaataaatacatatacataaaccTACCGTATATgaagagaaaataagaaaattacataaaaatataactttaacAAACTATAATCACTCTGTAAGATgtttttaattggatgcaaTTAAATATATGTCCTTGTTATTCATTGTTTGCTTAAGGTTACCACCTCAATTATGGAATAAATCTTGTAATACCCAACAAGTGTAGGCTATAGAATAGGAAAAGCAAAAATTCAAGATGGATAGAAATCTCAGATTATTGAAGTGTAGTAAATGAAAGACATTCgaaagaaaatatgaaatagGTATTCCCTAAAAGttatatattatacatataaTTAAGTAAATGTTTGGTTGAGCTTATTttcatccttaaaaaaaatatacatctTTTAAAAGTATCAAATTTATCAAACTACAATTGTATCGTTACATAATAAACAGatgaaaataagctcatccaaacacacttctgttcttttttttttttttttttttgagagaataatTATTTAACTTGATGCAAACAAATATAAGCAGGTACTAAAAGGTGAATTGTGTGTCAAAAGtgtaaagaaaatatatatccaATTTTATCTCCTATAGGAAAGCATCTTGGTTTCCAACTCAGCTCCATTTGCTGCAAAAAAATCATAACTACCTTTGGTATTCAAGTCAAACTGTATCAAACCCCCTTCAATCTTGAGCTTaacatcttcattttcttctctgcCTCCCTCTTGGTAAATTTGGATTGCTGAACTATTGGCctttttgaaaatatcattcATCTCTATCATgttttctttcctctctccTTCATTCATATTCTCCATGAGATTCGATAGAGCCAAATTGAAGTCCGTTAATTGGGATCTGGCCGCTTCAAGGCTTTCTGGGCCATTGATATCTAGGGAGAGACTCTTTTGGGCTTTCTCTAATATAGCCTGCAAGTACTTCCCTTGGGCCTCTATCCTCATCTGCAGTTTCTTTTGTACCTATTGGCAATGATGGGTCGTTTAACAATATGAAATCATAGATTTCGTTCATGAAGTAGCAAAACTTGTGATAATTAAGCAATTGTCACAAGTGATTAATCAAAATGTTACAGCAAAAGTATCCACAGTAGATATACCTCAAGCTGATCTTGTAATCTTTTCTGAACTTCAAGTTGACACTTAAGTGCTTCCTCAATTGGGATTTCTCTGTTATGTTCACAGAATTACTTAGTATCaagtttgtgaaaattttatgtaatgtattaaaaacctggtttaaaacactattattattattttcatatatgttctaataagtattatagtttactcaaaaaaaaaaaagtttgtgaaaatttgcaaaatgaaagaaattcaCAAGATGAATCTAAAATGATACTAGTTCTAGAAATGAGTAGTGGAAACTAAGAAGCAGGATAAATTTTTGCTTCAAATTATGATATCAATAACTCTAATGATAAGCACAAAAGGAAGACAGAAAGTCACCAGTTAATTAACTGGGCAAGTATTACAGTTTTTCCTATTTAACTTAAGTGAATGATGTCACGAGTCTTATAACTGAATTGGTACCTCCCCATAAATAAAGTATTTGAGAGTTTAGGGAAGAAAGGGTTCGAGCAGCAGGGTTagtagcatgttgtaattatctctaaaaaaaacttaagtgtAGGAAATTTGCAATGTCCCCATTTTGGTCTAAAACATACACCCAATGTCCTAAATTGTTAGTTCTCTAATCCATTCTATCATgtctcaaaataaaatcatctttgaaatttatcaataaataaatttcctaGCATACCTCTTActttattgaaaaaatcaaTACCTCTCTCtcactaaaatttaaattatgggATAATTTTGGAAAGTTGTACCTTTTTATATAAAAGACAATGcataaaataatgttttcttaAAGTTGAATGTTAAAAATACGCCTAATAAAATGGGATGGAGGGAATAGAAAATTAGCAATATCTCCCCTTATCTTTCTATAATGACCATTTTACCTCATTCATTAGTATTTTCAGTCAAATTAATGGaaaacttcattttattttattttaataaaaagtgtCTAGACCCACACGTTAATGATCTTAATAATGTCTAATATTAAAAACATGACATGCACAATTTGAATGGACTTGTGTATGTGATCATTATGCAAGTGATGCATTTGTTATTGAAGGGTATTAATGTCATTAATATGTGGGCAAggcacatttaaaaaaatgaataatgctagaggtacaaactattttacaaaataatttacaaactgttgatgtggtgaatgattattggtatatgaaaaagtgatattaatgatgggcctagatgaaaaccaataagaggttggctacatcaacattttgtaaaaattttatttacaaactgttgatgtggtgaatgattattggtatatgaaaaagtgatattaatgatgggcctagatgaaaaccaataagaggttggctacatcaacattttgtaaaaattttgtaaaacagTTTGTACATGTAGGGTCTATTTAGATActgcttattgctgaaaactgaaaattgaaaacactgtagtaaaataatttttaaatgtgtgaatagtgtcgtggaactcatttttaatgaaagttttgctaaaaaaagagatttgtgaGTCTCATGAATAGTACATGGGACCCACGCACAAAACGCTGGACCAAACGTAGTATTACCCTTAAAAATAACttgaattttctattaatttgaTAGAAAGTACTAATGAAAAGGGTACAATGTCACTACGAATAAATGAAGAGAGAATATTGTAGCAATATTTTATACTAAACGTGGTCATTACAACTATCCTATTTAAGGGAAGCAATTTGCAATTTACTAGAATTATTTTTGACAAGTTTTTTATATGAAAAGTCTTATATACATTGAgagtttaaatttatttgtgaattCTCAAAGTTTAAATTCAGATCACTTCGTTCCAAGATCACTAATAGAATTaggaaaaaatcaaatacatttCAGTTGTGATTGAAGGAACACAAAAAGTGGAATAAATGATTTCTATTAAGCAAAATTTGTCGCTTGAACCCACCCCTGGAGAGGAAACCCAAATTGGCCAAAACACTTACCATTGCCCGCTAAATCCAACCCACCCCTGAAGAGTAAACCCCAAAATACTTGCACTTGACCGCAAACCACACATATTGGGTAAGTGAGGGTGTGGTGTGGGATTTGTCTGCTACCCTAACCAATCACAATCAGCCTGCACTATTCCAATTTGTCACTGTTCcattttttgttaattgaaaa
This region includes:
- the LOC126709382 gene encoding myb family transcription factor PHL11 codes for the protein MNLMERNYSGGGGGGVGRAVGSYPYENAVMMTRDPKPRLRWTPDLHERFVDAVTKLGGPDKATPKSVLRLMGLKGLTLYHLKSHLQKYRLGQQARSQNTVEQNKAGNGCTYVHFSNSPGTSTNSSRDDNEQGEIPIEEALKCQLEVQKRLQDQLEVQKKLQMRIEAQGKYLQAILEKAQKSLSLDINGPESLEAARSQLTDFNLALSNLMENMNEGERKENMIEMNDIFKKANSSAIQIYQEGGREENEDVKLKIEGGLIQFDLNTKGSYDFFAANGAELETKMLSYRR